TGAACAACGAGACCCTCCAGGTGGAATCGCAGCAGCTGCTCGCATTCGCCGGCAACCTGCGCACCGATGTGCGCTTCGCCGGCCTGCGGGGCGCGTCGACCGGCGCCGGCCTGTTCACCACCACGGTGTCCGGTCAGGGTCAGGTCGCCCTGTTGTCGGCGGGCGGCCCGCTGATCCACCTCGAGGTGTCGCCGCAGTATCCCCTGGTGGTCGACCCCGACGCGTTCGTCGCGGCGCGCGGCAACCTCAATCAGTCGTTCATCACCGATATTTCGTGGCGGACCGCGGTCGGCCAGGGTGCCGGCGAGACGTTCTCGCTGCGCTGGGACGGCCAGGGCGTGGTGTTGATCCAGCCGGCGGAACGGTAAGGGCGAGTACATGTTCGAGAAAGTCAACGGCAAGGTCGTCAAGGTCAACGTCGGGATGTCGGGCGGCGTGGTCGCTCGCACCGGCGCGATGCTGTTCTACACCGGCGACGTTTC
This genomic stretch from Nocardia brasiliensis ATCC 700358 harbors:
- a CDS encoding AIM24 family protein, whose amino-acid sequence is MAQLFEQSKKVIEAHLAGTSLRAISGSMVAYEGNVQFKAAGFGGGDGVIAGLKRRATGEKLSLMECSGNGRVFFAVNGQHVTVVNLNNETLQVESQQLLAFAGNLRTDVRFAGLRGASTGAGLFTTTVSGQGQVALLSAGGPLIHLEVSPQYPLVVDPDAFVAARGNLNQSFITDISWRTAVGQGAGETFSLRWDGQGVVLIQPAER